In one Arthrobacter jinronghuae genomic region, the following are encoded:
- the otsB gene encoding trehalose-phosphatase gives MSALDTELQAALESVAGTGKLLVALDFDGVLAPLVELAEDARPLDGSAAAVRALASLPNTVTAFISGRALDSLRTVASPDPETLLIGSHGAETWTGPNQEPLQLTAEQAQLLARARTAVESVVARHPGCRLEHKPAGVVLHTRSVSEPAAAAAATEEARRELGLLEGVQVTDGKSVLEASVVHTNKGEGIRALRQLTGATAVLFAGDDVTDERGFAALQPGDVGIKVGDGSTAAAYRVASPEAFTAVLAELARLRAAAVAE, from the coding sequence ATGAGTGCACTGGACACCGAGCTGCAGGCGGCGCTGGAGTCCGTGGCCGGCACCGGGAAACTCCTGGTGGCGCTGGACTTCGACGGCGTGCTCGCCCCGTTGGTGGAGCTTGCCGAGGATGCCCGCCCGCTGGACGGATCGGCGGCCGCTGTCCGGGCCCTCGCTTCCCTTCCGAACACAGTCACCGCGTTCATTTCCGGGCGCGCACTGGACAGCCTGCGCACCGTTGCCTCCCCGGATCCCGAAACCCTGCTGATCGGCAGCCACGGCGCCGAGACCTGGACCGGCCCCAACCAGGAACCGCTGCAGCTGACCGCCGAGCAGGCCCAGCTGCTGGCCCGCGCCCGCACAGCGGTGGAATCCGTGGTCGCCCGGCACCCCGGCTGCCGGCTGGAACACAAGCCGGCCGGCGTCGTCCTCCACACCCGCAGCGTCTCCGAACCGGCTGCCGCTGCCGCCGCCACTGAGGAAGCGCGGAGGGAACTCGGCCTGCTTGAGGGCGTTCAGGTCACCGACGGCAAGTCCGTCCTGGAGGCCTCCGTGGTCCACACCAACAAGGGCGAAGGCATCCGCGCCCTGCGCCAACTGACCGGCGCGACGGCGGTGCTGTTCGCCGGCGACGACGTCACCGATGAGCGCGGCTTCGCGGCTTTGCAGCCCGGCGACGTCGGGATCAAGGTTGGCGACGGAAGCACGGCTGCCGCATACCGGGTCGCTTCCCCCGAGGCATTCACTGCGGTACTCGCAGAACTTGCACGGCTGCGCGCCGCCGCCGTCGCTGAATAA
- a CDS encoding AAA family ATPase, which produces MDEKLGEFLSNFNRAIELSREHLAQNDGRERIIDVLTEHIGVPAAEVPIVSQDVPVHRFADLDISMEKIAGRDPGARLIGVGGGQQRQHQSLADIVQEGYGPVGVGQPDFVNLAVGPDSTREVVALGLRLFAYEGVPLAVLQRAANPQYGRSGADVAVLGRNREAAVGFLAELQEELRTNSILRGQVVSFAFDPYGQQGAGVTFLARPSLPAEEVILPGEVLDRVRRHVLGIAANREVLREHGQHLKRGVLLYGPPGTGKTHTVRHLLSASEGTTAVLLAGNSLHMVGEAARLARAMAPSMVILEDIDLVAEDRNMGHGPQPLLFEVLDALDGLDADADVVFLMTTNRAEALERALVQRPGRVDLAVRIPLPGVENRVRLLELYAPAGVFSDAALQSAAEQSEGATASFARELVRRAVLRAVDAGEKPGDSHLAAAAEELLGQGEALTRSLLGAGGDGSGGDGDDGGAGFGPGGPDPQPGVSVGYTVGWTP; this is translated from the coding sequence ATGGATGAAAAACTCGGGGAATTCCTTAGCAACTTCAACCGCGCGATCGAACTCTCACGGGAGCACCTGGCGCAAAACGACGGCAGGGAACGCATCATTGACGTGTTGACGGAGCACATCGGCGTGCCCGCGGCCGAGGTGCCCATCGTGTCGCAGGATGTTCCCGTTCACCGGTTCGCGGACCTGGACATTTCCATGGAGAAGATTGCCGGACGGGATCCCGGGGCCCGGCTCATCGGGGTGGGCGGCGGGCAGCAGCGCCAGCATCAATCCCTGGCCGACATCGTTCAGGAAGGGTACGGGCCCGTTGGGGTCGGCCAGCCCGATTTCGTGAACCTCGCCGTCGGGCCGGACAGTACCCGTGAGGTGGTGGCCTTGGGGCTGCGGTTGTTCGCCTATGAAGGTGTTCCGCTTGCCGTCCTGCAGCGCGCTGCCAACCCCCAGTACGGACGTTCGGGAGCGGACGTGGCGGTGCTCGGCCGGAACCGTGAAGCGGCCGTGGGCTTCCTGGCTGAGCTGCAGGAAGAATTGCGCACCAACAGCATCCTGCGCGGCCAGGTTGTCTCTTTCGCCTTCGATCCGTACGGCCAGCAGGGCGCCGGTGTCACGTTCCTTGCCCGCCCGTCGTTGCCGGCGGAGGAAGTGATTCTGCCGGGTGAAGTGCTCGACCGCGTGCGGCGCCATGTGCTCGGCATCGCGGCGAACCGGGAGGTGCTGCGGGAGCATGGACAGCACCTGAAACGCGGCGTCTTGCTCTATGGCCCTCCCGGCACCGGAAAAACCCACACCGTGCGCCACCTGCTCAGCGCCAGCGAGGGTACGACGGCTGTCCTGCTGGCCGGGAATTCGCTGCACATGGTGGGTGAGGCTGCACGGCTGGCCCGTGCCATGGCGCCGTCCATGGTGATTCTCGAGGACATTGACCTGGTGGCCGAGGACCGGAACATGGGCCACGGCCCGCAGCCGCTGCTCTTTGAGGTTCTGGACGCACTGGACGGGTTGGACGCGGACGCCGACGTCGTGTTCCTGATGACCACCAACCGCGCCGAGGCGCTCGAACGGGCACTGGTGCAGCGGCCCGGTCGGGTGGACCTTGCCGTCCGGATCCCGCTGCCCGGCGTCGAGAACCGGGTCCGGCTGCTGGAACTCTATGCTCCCGCCGGGGTGTTCTCCGATGCCGCACTGCAGTCCGCGGCCGAGCAGTCCGAAGGCGCGACAGCGTCCTTTGCCCGGGAGCTGGTGCGCCGCGCCGTGCTTCGGGCCGTGGATGCCGGTGAGAAACCCGGCGATTCCCATCTGGCCGCTGCGGCCGAGGAACTGTTGGGCCAGGGAGAGGCGCTGACCCGAAGCCTGTTGGGCGCCGGCGGAGACGGTTCCGGAGGCGACGGCGACGACGGCGGTGCGGGCTTCGGTCCGGGCGGCCCGGATCCGCAGCCCGGGGTCAGCGTGGGGTACACGGTTGGTTGGACGCCGTAG
- a CDS encoding S-layer homology domain-containing protein, protein MSFIPRPGIKSAKALTAVLMSGALLFGAGAVPAAATENQTSNAGDSALRPAAAAGLPFSDITWETQFAAEIVWVSRSGISTGWPDHTYRPLQPVSREAMAAFMHRLDALKGEKDGLADASFAFSDVANSQFKGEIGWLLASGVTTGYPDKTFRPGNSVNRDAMAAYLYRMAGYPEFTPPKQSPFADVSTDNQFYREISWLASTGISTGWEQANGTRTFGPVQPVNRDAMAAFMYRFAEKGYVPKQ, encoded by the coding sequence GTGAGCTTCATTCCCAGGCCTGGCATCAAATCCGCCAAGGCTCTCACCGCCGTGCTGATGTCCGGCGCTCTGCTCTTCGGTGCGGGTGCTGTCCCCGCCGCGGCCACCGAGAATCAGACCTCCAACGCCGGAGACTCAGCGCTGCGGCCTGCCGCAGCTGCCGGCTTGCCGTTCAGCGACATCACGTGGGAGACGCAGTTCGCGGCGGAAATCGTGTGGGTTTCACGTAGCGGCATCTCCACAGGATGGCCTGATCACACATACCGACCGCTGCAGCCGGTGTCCCGCGAGGCAATGGCCGCCTTCATGCACCGCCTCGACGCGCTGAAGGGCGAGAAGGACGGTCTCGCCGACGCCTCTTTCGCGTTCTCCGATGTGGCCAACTCACAGTTCAAGGGGGAGATCGGGTGGCTGCTGGCTTCAGGCGTTACGACGGGCTACCCCGACAAAACCTTCCGCCCGGGCAATTCCGTAAACCGCGATGCCATGGCCGCTTACCTCTACCGGATGGCCGGCTATCCCGAGTTCACGCCGCCGAAGCAGTCACCCTTCGCCGATGTCAGCACGGACAACCAGTTCTACCGGGAAATCTCCTGGCTAGCCTCTACAGGCATCTCCACCGGCTGGGAGCAGGCCAACGGCACCCGGACGTTCGGTCCGGTGCAGCCGGTGAACCGAGACGCGATGGCGGCCTTCATGTATCGCTTTGCAGAAAAGGGATACGTCCCCAAGCAGTAG
- a CDS encoding histidine phosphatase family protein, whose amino-acid sequence MVMPRNLFLVRHGQSEANVMQRAAKAGDPSLYNEETMTVPDRSWRLTELGVQQAKVAGAWIARQNIEFDRAMVSVYTRTRETAAHLGLDVRWEENRVIRERSWGEIGSMSKQDFAQKYSQNAAYRESDPLYWAPPAGESIANVAENRVRNILSTLHRENARDNVLLVTHGEFMWATRLVLERWSDEEFLERDADKEQMIHNCTVLQYTSTDPANRNNVREKLNWVRRCWPVQVDGEWTMFVGDWEEFDRKYFTREDLLERAEANRHFLEGAFGS is encoded by the coding sequence ATGGTTATGCCCCGGAACCTGTTCCTCGTCCGTCATGGACAGAGCGAAGCAAACGTTATGCAAAGGGCAGCCAAGGCCGGGGATCCGAGCCTCTACAACGAAGAGACCATGACCGTCCCGGACCGCTCGTGGCGGCTCACGGAACTCGGGGTCCAGCAGGCCAAGGTCGCCGGGGCGTGGATCGCCCGGCAGAATATAGAATTCGACCGCGCCATGGTCTCCGTTTACACCCGGACCCGCGAAACCGCCGCGCACCTCGGGCTGGACGTGCGCTGGGAAGAGAACCGGGTGATCCGCGAGCGTTCCTGGGGCGAAATCGGCTCCATGTCGAAGCAGGACTTCGCGCAGAAGTACTCGCAGAACGCCGCCTACCGCGAGAGCGATCCGTTGTATTGGGCTCCGCCCGCCGGGGAATCTATTGCCAACGTCGCCGAAAACCGGGTGCGCAACATCCTGAGCACCCTGCACCGCGAAAACGCCCGCGACAACGTCCTCCTGGTGACCCACGGTGAATTCATGTGGGCCACGCGCCTGGTGCTGGAGCGGTGGAGCGACGAGGAGTTCCTGGAACGGGACGCGGACAAAGAGCAGATGATCCACAACTGCACCGTCCTGCAGTACACCAGCACCGATCCGGCCAACCGGAACAACGTCCGCGAAAAGCTCAACTGGGTCCGCCGCTGCTGGCCGGTTCAGGTCGACGGCGAGTGGACCATGTTCGTCGGCGATTGGGAAGAGTTCGATCGGAAGTACTTCACCAGAGAGGATCTCCTGGAGCGGGCTGAAGCAAACCGGCATTTCCTCGAGGGTGCGTTCGGAAGCTGA
- a CDS encoding DsbA family protein, protein MTDRNPKPTKAERTAAAREQARALREAQQKKERRNRLLVIWGVVVAIVAVIAIVGVIVFNSMAKDVANTGTSPANANQYGGFTLTSTTALEPTETFDFDTETLPAAPEEAAEETPIPPGVEAAPEGEPVQVVEYVDINCVHCADFAATYDDQISQWLDAGEITYEYRTVAFLDRNSATNYSSRGANAAACVADQSPESYWDFMKAIFAQHAAGEVKNAELVDMAESVGADTEGMEDCIDDGTYRPFVKYADQLARVDGINGTPTAFVNGEEADLNAFVETVQGAIDANK, encoded by the coding sequence ATGACTGACCGGAACCCCAAGCCGACCAAGGCGGAACGCACTGCTGCTGCCCGCGAGCAGGCGCGCGCACTGCGCGAGGCCCAGCAGAAGAAGGAGCGGCGCAACCGTCTCCTGGTGATCTGGGGTGTTGTGGTGGCCATCGTGGCGGTCATCGCGATTGTGGGCGTGATTGTGTTTAACAGCATGGCCAAGGACGTGGCGAACACCGGCACTTCGCCGGCAAACGCCAACCAGTACGGCGGGTTTACCCTGACGTCGACCACCGCGCTGGAGCCCACGGAGACCTTCGACTTCGACACGGAGACGCTGCCGGCGGCACCGGAGGAAGCCGCAGAAGAGACTCCGATTCCGCCGGGGGTTGAAGCTGCGCCGGAGGGTGAGCCGGTCCAGGTGGTGGAATACGTGGACATCAACTGCGTGCACTGCGCGGACTTCGCCGCGACCTACGATGATCAGATCTCCCAGTGGCTGGATGCGGGCGAGATCACCTACGAATACCGCACCGTTGCATTCCTGGACCGTAACTCGGCCACCAATTACTCCTCCCGCGGAGCCAACGCTGCGGCATGCGTGGCGGACCAGAGCCCTGAGTCCTACTGGGACTTCATGAAGGCCATCTTCGCTCAGCACGCCGCCGGTGAAGTGAAGAACGCCGAGCTGGTGGACATGGCCGAGTCCGTGGGCGCCGACACCGAGGGCATGGAGGACTGCATCGACGACGGCACCTACCGTCCGTTCGTGAAGTACGCGGACCAGCTGGCCCGGGTGGACGGCATCAACGGCACCCCGACGGCCTTCGTCAACGGCGAGGAAGCGGACCTGAACGCCTTCGTGGAAACGGTCCAGGGCGCCATCGACGCCAACAAGTAA
- a CDS encoding ribokinase, producing the protein MSAGKVVVVGSLNADLTVRTDRFPSPGETLNGSELVIVPGGKSANQAAAAALLGAEVRLFGAVGADGHGDLLLKAAADAGVDASRVLRRTGTATGTAMIVVDAAGENTIIVSPGANGTVTGAELPADLLDDAAVLCLSLEVPLEAVAAAAQAGHDAGTQVLLNLSPYREVPAELLALTDVLLLNAHEAALVTGLADPASDWERVIASLARLGVRRTIITLGGEGAVVLDGTAAGADRVAAVAPTRVTAVDTTGCGDAFTAGTAARLAAGDSLVQAAEFAARAGALAATREGAQSSYSALLEMVG; encoded by the coding sequence ATGTCCGCCGGAAAAGTTGTAGTTGTCGGCTCGCTTAATGCCGATCTGACCGTCCGCACCGACCGTTTCCCCTCCCCCGGGGAAACCCTGAACGGATCGGAACTGGTCATTGTGCCGGGCGGCAAGAGTGCCAACCAGGCCGCTGCCGCTGCCCTGCTGGGTGCCGAGGTGCGGCTCTTCGGTGCCGTGGGCGCCGACGGGCACGGTGATCTGCTGCTGAAGGCAGCAGCCGACGCCGGCGTAGACGCCTCCCGCGTCCTGCGCCGCACCGGCACTGCGACGGGCACCGCGATGATCGTGGTGGACGCTGCCGGGGAGAACACCATCATCGTCTCCCCCGGCGCCAACGGCACGGTCACCGGCGCCGAGCTCCCGGCGGACCTGTTAGACGATGCCGCAGTGCTCTGCCTGAGCTTGGAGGTTCCGCTCGAAGCGGTGGCCGCCGCAGCGCAGGCAGGGCACGACGCCGGCACCCAGGTGCTGCTGAATCTCTCGCCGTACCGGGAGGTTCCCGCCGAACTGCTCGCCTTGACCGATGTCCTGCTGCTCAACGCCCACGAAGCGGCGCTGGTCACGGGACTGGCCGATCCGGCGTCGGACTGGGAACGGGTCATCGCTTCCCTGGCCCGCCTGGGCGTGCGCCGTACCATCATCACGCTCGGCGGAGAGGGCGCCGTCGTATTGGACGGCACCGCTGCCGGTGCGGACCGTGTTGCTGCCGTCGCTCCCACCCGGGTGACCGCGGTGGACACCACCGGCTGCGGGGACGCATTCACCGCCGGTACTGCTGCCCGGCTTGCCGCCGGTGATTCGCTGGTCCAGGCTGCCGAATTTGCGGCGCGCGCCGGCGCATTGGCCGCTACCCGCGAGGGTGCGCAGTCCTCGTATTCGGCGCTGCTGGAAATGGTGGGCTGA
- a CDS encoding DUF4259 domain-containing protein produces MGAWGSGIFANDTAADIRGEYREHLEDQIPDEEATRLVIESFGYMLREDNAAELWVALAAAQSQVGRLDDEVKAAAVDVIDQGSGLEEWEEAGPEELAERVAALQELRNQLTGPQPARMKLSRR; encoded by the coding sequence ATGGGTGCATGGGGGAGTGGCATTTTTGCCAATGACACGGCGGCGGACATTCGCGGGGAGTACCGCGAACATCTCGAGGACCAGATTCCGGACGAGGAAGCGACGCGCCTGGTCATCGAATCGTTCGGTTATATGCTGCGCGAGGACAACGCTGCCGAGTTGTGGGTGGCGCTCGCGGCGGCGCAGTCCCAGGTGGGCAGGCTCGACGACGAGGTGAAAGCCGCCGCGGTTGATGTGATCGATCAGGGCAGCGGCCTCGAGGAGTGGGAGGAAGCGGGTCCGGAGGAACTCGCCGAACGTGTGGCGGCCCTCCAGGAACTGCGGAACCAGCTCACCGGGCCGCAACCGGCCCGAATGAAGCTCAGCCGGCGGTAG
- a CDS encoding ABC transporter ATP-binding protein, with translation MATVTFDQATRVYPGTERPAVDNLSLEIADGEFLVLVGPSGCGKSTSLRMLAGLEDVNSGRILIGDRDVTDVPPKDRDIAMVFQNYALYPHMSVADNMGFALKIAGISKEERMERVREAAKLLDLEDYLDRKPKALSGGQRQRVAMGRAIVRNPQVFLMDEPLSNLDAKLRVQTRTQIASLTRRLGVTTVYVTHDQVEAMTMGDRVAVLKDGVLQQVDTPRNLYDHPRNVFVAGFIGSPAMNLLELPVVDGGVAFGGAVYPVESSVLGAAAGNTVTLGVRPEDMETVPEGEGLRVEVDVVEELGADAYVYGHSTIDGKDHDMVVRVDGRRPPMKGDTLHVRPQKGHVHLFDTSNGERLAEQA, from the coding sequence ATGGCAACGGTAACGTTTGACCAGGCAACACGCGTCTACCCGGGGACGGAACGCCCCGCAGTAGACAACCTCAGCCTCGAAATCGCCGACGGCGAATTCCTGGTTCTCGTCGGCCCCTCGGGCTGCGGAAAATCCACGTCGCTGCGGATGCTCGCAGGGCTTGAAGACGTCAACTCCGGGCGGATCCTCATCGGCGACCGTGACGTCACCGATGTTCCGCCCAAGGACCGCGACATCGCCATGGTTTTCCAGAACTACGCGCTGTACCCGCACATGTCCGTCGCGGACAACATGGGCTTTGCCCTGAAGATCGCCGGCATCAGCAAGGAAGAGCGCATGGAACGCGTCCGCGAGGCCGCGAAGCTGCTGGACCTCGAAGACTATCTGGACCGCAAGCCGAAGGCGCTCTCCGGCGGTCAGCGCCAGCGCGTTGCCATGGGCCGCGCGATTGTGCGTAACCCGCAGGTCTTCCTGATGGACGAACCGCTCTCCAACCTGGATGCCAAGCTGCGTGTGCAGACCCGCACCCAGATTGCTTCCCTGACCCGGCGGCTCGGAGTCACCACGGTGTACGTCACCCATGACCAGGTGGAAGCCATGACCATGGGCGACCGCGTGGCAGTGCTCAAGGACGGCGTCCTGCAGCAGGTCGACACCCCGCGCAACCTCTACGACCACCCGCGGAACGTTTTCGTGGCCGGATTCATTGGCTCCCCTGCGATGAACCTGCTCGAGCTTCCGGTGGTGGACGGAGGCGTAGCGTTCGGCGGGGCCGTGTACCCGGTGGAGAGCTCGGTGCTGGGCGCTGCCGCAGGCAACACCGTCACGCTGGGTGTCCGCCCCGAAGACATGGAAACCGTGCCGGAGGGCGAGGGCCTGCGCGTGGAAGTGGACGTGGTCGAGGAACTGGGAGCCGATGCGTACGTTTACGGCCACAGCACCATCGACGGCAAGGACCATGACATGGTGGTCCGCGTTGACGGCCGGCGTCCTCCGATGAAGGGCGACACTCTCCACGTCCGCCCGCAGAAGGGCCACGTACACCTGTTCGATACCTCCAACGGGGAACGGCTGGCGGAACAGGCGTAA
- a CDS encoding alpha,alpha-trehalose-phosphate synthase (UDP-forming) has translation MNADADPSSKEDAPDSYGDFDFIVVSNRLPVDRVSGPDGETWRRSPGGLVTALAPVMAKADGAWVGWPGSPDEEVEPFDHDNMYLKPVPLSTDEVELYYEGFSNATLWPLYHDVIAAPEFHRTWWDAYRTVNRRFADAAASVASKGATVWVQDYQLQLVPQLLRQARPDLKIGFFNHIPFPPLEIFAQLPWRRNIIEGLLGADLIGFQRPSDASNFLRCVRRFAGYTIRQQQVNVTTEDGLSYVSRAEAFPISIDAGQIAELAQREDVIERSKQIRRELGNPDTVLLGVDRLDYTKGISHRLKAYGELLEDGRITVENAAMIQVASPSRERVEQYRLLREEVEGTVGRISGSFDTISNTALRYLHHSYPVEEMVALYLAADVMLVTALRDGMNLVAKEYVAARTGNTGTLVLSEFTGAADQLRQAVLVNPHDIDGLKAAILTAVNMPAREASRRMRLMRRQVLQNDVERWSQNFLEALEQDQAREQTEDRQQTQDREQS, from the coding sequence GTGAACGCTGACGCGGATCCGAGTTCCAAGGAAGACGCTCCGGACAGCTACGGCGACTTCGATTTTATCGTCGTGTCCAACCGGCTTCCGGTTGACCGCGTTAGTGGACCGGACGGCGAAACCTGGCGGCGCTCGCCCGGCGGGCTGGTCACGGCCCTGGCTCCCGTGATGGCAAAGGCCGACGGCGCGTGGGTAGGCTGGCCCGGATCTCCGGACGAAGAAGTGGAACCCTTCGACCACGACAATATGTACCTGAAACCGGTGCCGCTGAGCACCGACGAAGTGGAACTGTATTACGAGGGCTTCTCCAACGCGACGCTGTGGCCGCTCTATCACGACGTGATTGCCGCCCCGGAGTTCCACCGCACCTGGTGGGATGCCTACCGCACCGTGAACCGCCGGTTTGCCGACGCCGCCGCTTCCGTGGCCTCGAAGGGCGCCACGGTCTGGGTCCAGGACTACCAGCTGCAGCTGGTCCCGCAGCTGCTGCGCCAGGCCCGGCCCGACCTGAAGATCGGTTTCTTCAACCACATTCCCTTCCCGCCGCTGGAAATCTTCGCCCAGCTGCCCTGGCGCCGGAACATCATCGAGGGCCTGCTCGGCGCCGATCTGATCGGCTTCCAGCGCCCCTCCGATGCCAGCAACTTCCTGCGCTGCGTGCGCCGCTTCGCCGGCTACACCATCCGCCAGCAGCAGGTGAACGTCACCACGGAAGACGGACTGTCCTACGTTTCCCGCGCCGAGGCATTCCCCATCTCCATCGATGCCGGCCAGATCGCCGAGCTGGCACAGCGCGAAGACGTCATTGAGCGCTCCAAGCAGATCCGCCGCGAACTGGGCAACCCGGACACGGTGCTGCTGGGCGTTGACCGGCTGGACTACACCAAGGGCATCAGCCACCGGCTCAAGGCCTACGGCGAACTCCTCGAAGACGGCCGGATCACAGTGGAAAACGCCGCCATGATCCAGGTGGCCAGCCCCTCCCGCGAGCGCGTGGAACAGTACCGGCTGCTGCGCGAAGAAGTGGAAGGCACCGTCGGCCGGATCAGCGGCAGCTTCGACACCATCTCCAACACCGCACTGCGCTACCTGCACCACAGCTATCCGGTGGAGGAAATGGTGGCGCTCTACCTAGCGGCCGACGTTATGCTCGTCACCGCTCTGCGCGACGGCATGAACCTGGTCGCGAAGGAATACGTCGCCGCCCGCACCGGCAACACCGGTACCCTGGTCCTCTCCGAGTTCACCGGCGCCGCGGACCAGCTGCGCCAGGCCGTGCTGGTCAACCCGCACGACATCGACGGGCTGAAGGCCGCCATCCTCACCGCGGTAAACATGCCGGCCAGGGAAGCCAGCCGCCGCATGCGCCTGATGCGCCGGCAGGTGCTGCAGAACGACGTCGAGCGGTGGTCCCAGAACTTCCTGGAGGCACTCGAACAGGACCAGGCCCGGGAACAAACCGAGGACCGGCAGCAGACCCAGGACCGGGAGCAGTCATGA